The Episyrphus balteatus chromosome 3, idEpiBalt1.1, whole genome shotgun sequence genome segment aaagtacaattataaaatttggtttaaagttacaaaaacatcTTCTTAAAttccatttaatttcttataaaacgaagaatttttggaaacacacttttgtaaattgttagagccattggttttttaatagtttataaataatattgttgttatataaaaattttataaaaaaaaataattaaaaaggttttaattaagtttcaataaaataaattcatcatttttgatttacgaaaaaaaaaaaatttcacaatttttcttaaatttaacattagagttataAAAACgttttgtacaaaaatgttcATTGAAATCGGTCGTGTCGCTAACGAGGAAGTCTGAtattaaaaaactttatattgcaAGTACTGTTTaaaacggtccaaaaaatatttcttttgcaAGTACGACCTTATTTGCCATATtacatgtatatttttttttttcaatcatatttGTTAGGGCCGTTCTTCTTTTTGTATCTATCGTCTTTACGTCATTTCTTATTGTTATCTCGATGTTTTTACGTATCCAAAACTTGTAACTTTCTAtgatattgcaaataaaaaaatatactgtggcacaattttctatttttgaaataaaaaaaaaatatttggaccGTTAAGCAACTGccacatagaacctttttcttGATCTTCGACTTTCTCGAAAGCGACTTAaccaatttaaatgaaaattttcgcgCGAGAACGTTTTAGTAACTTaatgtcaaaataaagaaacattttccaaaaatttggattaaaaaaataaatcatattgtgttttgaaaaataaatttgtatttttggatCTGTTAATACATATTTCCTTTTTATTGgcctaccaattttttttttgaaacatttttgaaaattttcatttataaagAACAGCTGTAAAGATTTtcgatacaaaaaattaaaattctttgttaaacaaaaaatttcgtagAATATGTTTGGTGCTCAAAACGATTTAAATTTAACcaaatattatattaatttcattaaaaaatcattttatgaattgttaAAAAGCTTAAACATTCCAAGTTACTTTAAACAAAAGATCAAGTATGTACATTTAAAGTGTTTTAGATTAAACTTCAAACCCCTGtatatactaaaaaaaacacaatatgtATTCGCTTTGTGATCATAGTTCACTTATTTGATCGCGAATTaggatttttatgattttatctTCAATCTGAGTTAAATATTGACAAACggataaacttaattaaaaaaaaatttattgaccAAACTTTTTCTTCTTACTCTTGAAGCGACTACAGATATACCCTCCACACTctatagtttttcttaaaatttactctaaaaaaaatctcagctCAATTATGGAAGAAATAACCTTAACGTATTATCACTTCTTCATGCCAGTGGCCAACTAATTAGTATTGTCATCATAAACAAACCGTGCAGTGCGTAGTGTAAATAAtggtttattattattattattttttcctgACCCTCGATAAAACCCAAAATCAAGCATGTCTCTTGACTGACTATATACACACGGATGAACTCTAAATGACGTTGTCTTCATCACCGAACTATATACTAAACTCATTGATCTCACTACATTGGGGGAATGGACAAAAAGCACTTAAAGTAGTTAAATCAAGTGAAGCAGGTGTAATGAAATACAAGTtcttggagaaaaaaaaaaaacgaaatctcAAACAGATTCTGCTGACCATTTCCGCAGATGATGTTTACTTGAAGACGTATATAAAGCTTTGCCACGGAAATAATTTTAACTTAGTGTTACTCAAGTCGTGATTGAAGAACTTTAAGGTCCAGAGAATTGTTTAAGAACCCATAAAAATGCGTGCCTTTGTAAGAATcacttaattaaattttcttgtaTGCAACTTgtgaaaaataacatttaaatttacttGCAGATTGTTTTAGTTGCATTGTGTGTAGTAGCTGCTGTTGTGGCTTTAGATGATCATGATGATGAAAAACCTCAGGGTAGGACATTTGGATTGCTTGAAGGTGCATTAAGCTCTACACTTGGATTAGGTGGTGGATACGGTGGAGGCTATGGTGGTGGATATGGTGGTGGATATGGCGGTGGATATGGCGGTGGCTATGGTGGAGGATATGGTGGCGGATATGGAGGTGGTTACGGTGGTGGATACGGCGGAGGATATGGGGGTGGATACGGCGGTAATGTGGTACCAGGATATGGTGGCAATTACTATAGACCGCAGCCGTCTTTTGGAGGATTTGGCAGTGGTGGTTATGGAAGTGGTTTTGGTGGAGGTTACAACGGACATGTGAGTGGACATTATGGAGCATCATATGGTGCTTCTTATGGAGGAGGCTATGGTGGGGGCTATGGGGGTGGTTATGGGGGGCAATCTGGATTCTTTGGTTAAATTGccgaattaaaaatatttgtttgtgaTATATGCATTGTAAATATAAAtcgtattaaaatttataatataagtaaaaaaaagagtattaCTATTATTGAGTCTTTAAATGACAAATACTTTTACATTCATTTTATATACATCTCTTTTGTTTggaatcttcttcttcctttgtACTTGGTTATTAAGATTTCTCCTATGAACATGGTAATGCTGACTCAGTCGTGTTTTATTTTTAGGGATATGATATGATATTTTAACATGTAGGGTTCATCGTATCTTCGTAGTTCTAATTTAATCAAGCTTTTTTACTCCTGCTaccatacgaagcatcttcatcttaGCTACCATTAACTAACTCATTCTTTATATTGTACAATGTTGGGAACCGTATGATAGTGTTGAACTTGAAAGTGTAGAGCATAGAGGCATTATTCGATTACAGCAGATAACAGacttttcccgccacttcattcGTACTACGCTTACTCGAGGTTTGATATCGATATCACAAGTAGCTTCGCTATTGGTAATACCCCCAGCATTAAAGCAATGAAAGCAGTAGGTActccattcaaataaatgtcaggaataagTCTGCGCGGATCAGAAAATACGCAGCATGAGAATATCCAATTCTTTCCAGGACATCCACCCATACTTTCTAGCGCTTGTTGACTGGACGTAGGATCTAGAATTATAAATGCTCCCTCCTGCATGcatcatcagcaaagaataTTGGATGAAATTTTAAGTCCATCCACTTTAGTTTCAAGCCGGTAATCAAGGACTAGAATAAAGAGTAGAGGATTCAAGACGCTTCCTTGGTTTATACATACTGTGATTACGACTTCTTCTataaatagaacaatttaaGACCGTGAAGTTTGTGCCACTTTTTGAGGTCAATACGGCGAATctaatttgaaatgaaaactacGCCAGTAAAAGCAGCTCAAGTCGTTACCTTTTCGAGAAAAAATGAAGACAAATTTAACTTCAGATTTGTACATCTCCTATATTCTGGGTATGATCTTGAACCGTAGTGATAGATGAAATGGAAGGAATATACgagaaaacatttaaaaaatttaaaaaacttatccGGTCgtcagtgaaaaaaaataagctgTAATAGGAAGGTAGTGCAATACACGACTCGAATATATTTCACTTTAATGTGTCTTAAatgttttacaataaattttactttttccgtgggctataggtctttcTTCAATATACTTAGTTAGTATtagtcgacgtttcgggtatgcttatacccttcttcaggactctaatAAAAAACTtgacttaaaaatattaaaaaaggaataaattacctatacttacaatatttgtgaaatatattaaatatattttaacctCTAAGGTTTCTATCTCTTTGGAAAGttgcttgtttttgtttttaatttttaatatttcaaaatttcaacaattgaagtcttgaaaaagactttcgttttatcaaaatttcaaaataatgaagtttaataaatttctatttgataagaaattcaaattttttataaaaacaaaaacaaatcttacCTAAAATTCTAGTCAAAAAGATAAGATTTAATCTAAGATACTTCTTTggacaaactgactataaatattgcTAAGTCCCTCACAATCCGATCTCCTGTTAACAGTATTACCTGTATCTAAAATATGCAACATTTCTAGCAACATTCTCTTACTATAGTGtttttctgtttgtaaaatGTCTACATTATTGAAGTCTGGTCTATGTCCTTCATCTAAACAATGTAAAGCTAACGCTGTTTTTTGGGACTGTCCGCTATTTATATCTGATCTATGAC includes the following:
- the LOC129915136 gene encoding uncharacterized protein LOC129915136; this encodes MRAFIVLVALCVVAAVVALDDHDDEKPQGRTFGLLEGALSSTLGLGGGYGGGYGGGYGGGYGGGYGGGYGGGYGGGYGGGYGGGYGGGYGGGYGGNVVPGYGGNYYRPQPSFGGFGSGGYGSGFGGGYNGHVSGHYGASYGASYGGGYGGGYGGGYGGQSGFFG